A genomic window from Camelus ferus isolate YT-003-E chromosome X, BCGSAC_Cfer_1.0, whole genome shotgun sequence includes:
- the LOC102524030 gene encoding medium-wave-sensitive opsin 1 → MAQHWGPQKLAGGQPQASFEDSTPGSIFTYTNSNATRGPFEGPNYHIAPRWVYHLTSAWMVFVVIASIFTNGLVLAATMRFKKLRHPLNWILVNLAIADLVETIIASTISVVNQMYGYFVLGHPLCVVEGYTVSLCGITGLWSLAIISWERWMVVCKPFGNVRFDAKLAVAGITFSWIWAAVWTAPPIFGWSRYWPHGLKTSCGPDVFSGSSYPGVQSYMIILMITCCFIPLSVIVLCYLQVWLAIRAVAKQQKESESTQKAEKEVTRMVMVMIFAFCLCWGPYTFFACFAAAHPGYAFHPLVAALPAYFAKSATIYNPIIYVFMNRQFRNCILQLFGKKVDDSSELSSVSKTEASSVSSVSPA, encoded by the exons ATGGCCCAGCACTGGGGCCCCCAAAAGCTTGCAGGCGGGCAGCCGCAGGCCAGCTTTGAGGACAGCACCCCGGGGAGCATCTTCACCTACACCAACAGCAACGCCACCAGAG GGCCCTTTGAAGGCCCCAACTATCACATCGCCCCTAGATGGGTGTATCACCTCACCAGCGCCTGGATGGTTTTTGTGGTCATTGCCTCCATCTTCACTAATGGGCTCGTGCTGGCGGCCACCATGAGGTTCAAGAAGCTGCGCCACCCTCTGAACTGGATCCTGGTGAACCTGGCAATCGCTGACCTGGTGGAGACCATCATTGCCAGCACCATCAGCGTTGTCAACCAGATGTACGGCTACTTTGTGCTGGGGCACCCTTTGTGCGTTGTGGAAGGCTACACTGTCTCCTTGTGTG GGATCACCGGTCTCTGGTCCTTGGCCATCATTTCCTgggagagatggatggtggtCTGTAAGCCCTTTGGCAATGTGAGATTTGATGCCAAGCTGGCCGTCGCAGGCATCACCTTCTCCTGGATCTGGGCTGCTGTGTGGACAGCTCCGCCCATCTTTGGTTGGAGCAG GTACTGGCCCCACGGCCTGAAAACTTCCTGCGGCCCAGACGTGTTCAGCGGCAGCTCTTACCCCGGGGTACAGTCTTACATGATCATCCTCATGATCACGTGCTGCTTCATCCCGCTCAGCGTCATCGTGCTCTGCTACCTTCAAGTGTGGCTGGCCATCCGAGCG gtGGCAAAGCAGCAGAAAGAATCCGAGTCCACCCAGAAAGCGGAGAAGGAGGTGACCcggatggtgatggtgatgatctTCGCGTTCTGTCTCTGCTGGGGGCCATACACCTTCTTTGCATGCTTCGCCGCTGCCCACCCTGGCTACGCCTTCCACCCTCTGGTGGCCGCCCTGCCAGCCTACTTTGCCAAAAGTGCCACTATCTACAACCCAATTATCTACGTCTTCATGAACCGACAG